A stretch of Bacillota bacterium DNA encodes these proteins:
- a CDS encoding J domain-containing protein: protein MSSLIIDPEYAKLLEEYIQLKAQLAEVFEQRADLVYHEANRWQTEYMLKIGVLEYDLYEVECSIARTRRKIELVQSCINRRVAINLAAIERQLDREYEQYRERLKQLAAEIDLANYLKKCPKLRPQEVAELKRIYRLLVKELHPDLNPHRGEEQRALWHQVNAAYRTGNVDMLRVLLELVLQGGSSNNGRPSAMEELTEKMQFLRKKIGDLLLEMEQIRQTFPFDQVELLKSPLLVARRQAELREAIQRGQEMLEELQQYLTTLVLNTNTHLN, encoded by the coding sequence ATGTCCAGTCTGATCATCGACCCGGAATATGCCAAGCTCCTGGAAGAGTACATTCAACTGAAGGCACAATTGGCGGAGGTTTTCGAACAACGGGCGGATCTTGTGTATCATGAGGCAAATCGATGGCAGACCGAGTATATGCTGAAAATTGGGGTGTTGGAGTACGACTTGTATGAAGTGGAGTGCAGTATTGCCCGGACCAGGCGGAAAATCGAGCTGGTACAATCTTGCATAAACCGACGGGTAGCGATCAATCTTGCTGCCATCGAAAGGCAGTTGGATCGGGAGTATGAGCAATATCGGGAACGGCTGAAACAGTTAGCTGCGGAGATCGACCTGGCCAATTACCTCAAGAAATGTCCCAAACTTCGGCCGCAGGAAGTGGCTGAGCTGAAAAGGATCTATCGTCTCCTGGTTAAGGAACTGCATCCGGATCTCAACCCCCACAGGGGAGAGGAGCAGCGGGCCCTTTGGCATCAGGTAAATGCGGCCTATCGTACCGGGAATGTAGATATGCTTAGGGTTCTGTTGGAACTGGTGCTACAGGGGGGGTCTTCCAACAATGGCCGGCCCAGTGCCATGGAAGAGCTGACAGAGAAGATGCAGTTTTTGAGGAAGAAGATTGGGGACCTGCTTTTAGAAATGGAGCAGATTCGGCAAACCTTTCCCTTTGATCAGGTGGAACTCCTCAAAAGCCCCCTGTTGGTGGCACGCCGGCAGGCAGAGTTGCGTGAGGCTATCCAACGGGGTCAGGAGATGTTAGAAGAGTTGCAGCAATATCTGACCACCCTGGTTCTAAACACCAATACACACCTGAATTGA
- the rpsI gene encoding 30S ribosomal protein S9 — translation MAIVKEYYYGTGRRKTSVARVRLKEGSGRIIVNGLDINEYFKRPVLQTIVRQPLVATGTEGKYDVFVTVTGGGFSGQAGAVRHGLARALIDADAEFRPVLKKAGYLTRDPRMKERKKYGLKKARRAPQFSKR, via the coding sequence TTGGCGATTGTGAAGGAGTATTACTATGGGACAGGTCGCAGAAAGACTTCTGTAGCCCGGGTACGGCTGAAGGAAGGTAGCGGTAGGATCATTGTCAATGGGCTGGATATTAACGAATACTTCAAACGTCCTGTGCTGCAGACAATCGTTCGTCAGCCTTTGGTTGCCACAGGTACCGAAGGGAAGTATGACGTGTTTGTTACCGTCACAGGCGGTGGTTTCAGTGGTCAAGCCGGTGCTGTGCGCCATGGTTTGGCACGGGCGTTGATTGATGCCGATGCAGAATTCCGGCCTGTGTTGAAGAAGGCAGGTTACTTGACTCGAGATCCAAGAATGAAGGAACGGAAGAAGTACGGTCTGAAGAAGGCTCGTAGGGCACCGCAGTTCTCCAAGCGTTAA
- the rplM gene encoding 50S ribosomal protein L13 — MRGDTKLSKTYTARPADIVRQWYVVDAKGKTLGRLATKIASVLKGKHKVIYTPHMDVGDHVIVINAKDVVLTGNKREKKVYYRHTGYPGGLKKVTAAEMLEKNPERVVKAAVWGMLPHNRLGRKMFRKLKVYAGPEHPHQAQQPKELEI, encoded by the coding sequence ATGAGGGGTGACACCAAGTTGAGCAAGACCTATACGGCCAGACCAGCTGACATAGTCAGACAGTGGTACGTGGTTGATGCGAAGGGTAAGACGTTGGGTCGGCTGGCCACAAAAATAGCTAGTGTCCTTAAAGGAAAACATAAGGTGATTTATACGCCCCATATGGATGTGGGCGATCATGTCATTGTGATCAATGCGAAAGATGTTGTGTTGACTGGGAATAAACGGGAAAAGAAGGTTTACTACCGGCATACTGGGTATCCGGGCGGCCTGAAGAAAGTAACTGCTGCCGAAATGTTGGAGAAGAATCCTGAGCGGGTTGTTAAAGCAGCTGTCTGGGGTATGCTTCCCCACAATCGGTTGGGCAGAAAGATGTTCAGAAAGCTCAAGGTTTATGCAGGACCTGAGCATCCACATCAGGCGCAGCAACCGAAAGAGTTAGAGATCTGA
- the truA gene encoding tRNA pseudouridine(38-40) synthase TruA yields the protein MRNIAMLVEYCGTDFLGFQVQAKGPTVQGTLAESVAQLTGEKVQLIGSGRTDSGVHAWGQVVNFHTRSTIPPERFAYALNGRLPRSLRVRKSWEAPLGFHARFSAIAKTYDYWIYYSSQPAALWDDRAWRLHRALDLAAVRAAIPHLLGEHDFTSFCASNSNVRDFVRRVEKLDVKEATLPGDYPLVVFSITANGFLYKMARNIVGTLVEVGLGRRVPEEVPQILEARDRNLAGKTAPAHGLYLAKVYYPEGYVPED from the coding sequence ATGCGGAACATAGCTATGCTAGTGGAATACTGTGGAACAGACTTCCTTGGTTTTCAGGTTCAAGCCAAGGGCCCTACTGTTCAGGGTACCCTTGCAGAGTCCGTGGCCCAACTCACGGGCGAGAAGGTGCAGTTGATTGGTTCCGGTCGTACTGACTCGGGGGTGCATGCCTGGGGACAGGTGGTGAACTTCCATACCCGCTCCACCATTCCCCCAGAACGCTTTGCCTATGCCCTCAACGGGAGATTGCCCCGTTCTTTACGGGTAAGGAAGTCCTGGGAAGCTCCACTGGGTTTTCACGCCCGCTTTTCCGCCATTGCCAAGACATACGATTATTGGATCTATTACAGTTCTCAACCGGCGGCCCTATGGGACGATCGGGCCTGGCGGCTCCATAGGGCACTGGATCTTGCTGCAGTGCGAGCGGCGATTCCCCATCTTCTGGGGGAACATGACTTCACCTCCTTTTGCGCAAGCAACAGCAATGTGCGAGATTTCGTAAGGCGGGTGGAAAAGCTAGATGTGAAAGAGGCGACCCTCCCCGGCGATTATCCTCTGGTGGTTTTTTCGATCACCGCCAATGGTTTCCTGTACAAAATGGCGCGGAACATCGTTGGTACCCTGGTGGAGGTAGGTCTTGGGCGTCGTGTCCCGGAGGAGGTCCCGCAGATTCTTGAAGCAAGGGACCGCAACCTGGCCGGCAAGACAGCACCGGCCCATGGCCTCTATCTGGCGAAAGTGTACTATCCGGAAGGCTATGTACCAGAGGATTAG
- a CDS encoding energy-coupling factor transporter transmembrane protein EcfT, with product MFMVIIGLFMIDSPWGYLCVAGLLWLVIALARIPLTRILRGLKPVLFIMIFTFVLHVFFSQGTVLWQVGPLQVTEEGLIRGVQMGMRLILLVVSASLLTLTTSPLVLTDGIEALLAPAQRISVPAHELAMMMTIALRFIPTLMEEAEKIMKAQTARGASFTEGNLLQRAKSLLPILIPLFVSAFRRAEDLAVAMEARGYVGGEGRSKFKPLVFKPVDWLTLGLTTVVLGIIVVVW from the coding sequence ATGTTCATGGTGATCATCGGTCTGTTCATGATCGATTCCCCCTGGGGCTATTTATGTGTAGCAGGCTTACTCTGGTTGGTGATCGCCCTGGCACGGATACCCTTAACCCGGATTCTGCGGGGTCTGAAGCCGGTGTTGTTCATCATGATCTTCACCTTTGTGTTGCATGTATTCTTTAGTCAAGGCACGGTCCTGTGGCAAGTGGGACCCTTGCAGGTGACCGAGGAGGGCTTGATTCGGGGAGTCCAGATGGGAATGCGCTTGATTTTGCTGGTGGTAAGTGCTTCCCTGTTGACCTTGACTACCTCCCCTCTGGTTCTCACCGACGGGATTGAAGCCCTGTTAGCCCCGGCCCAGCGCATTAGCGTTCCTGCCCATGAGCTCGCGATGATGATGACCATTGCCCTCAGATTCATTCCCACCCTCATGGAGGAGGCGGAAAAAATCATGAAGGCTCAGACGGCCCGGGGGGCTAGCTTTACCGAGGGCAATTTGCTCCAACGGGCAAAGAGTCTGTTGCCCATTCTAATTCCTCTATTTGTTAGTGCCTTTCGTCGGGCCGAAGATCTGGCGGTGGCTATGGAGGCCCGGGGTTATGTGGGCGGTGAGGGAAGAAGTAAGTTTAAACCCCTAGTGTTTAAACCGGTGGACTGGCTTACACTGGGACTCACCACGGTTGTCCTGGGGATAATTGTAGTCGTCTGGTGA
- a CDS encoding energy-coupling factor transporter ATPase — protein sequence MSISLKDVEYIYDAGTERAVPALSQINLTVHPGEILGILGPTGSGKSTLIQHFNGLLKPTSGTVTVDGEELWVKGTSLTRIRQKVGVVFQYPEHQLFEETVWEDVAFGPKNLGLEPSEIKRRVETGLKQVGIEPQFWNRSPFALSGGQKRRVAIAGVLATEPHYLVLDEPTAGLDPAGRQDLLTLLKKLHETRNLGIVYVSHNMEELGLLASRLVVLHRGRIVMEGPPAEVFARVEEIRSLGLDIPQTVDLGYRLQKLGWPIRSGLFTPEECAKEIMRALAKVSPRDGGGHH from the coding sequence ATGTCGATATCGCTGAAAGATGTAGAATATATCTACGATGCCGGTACTGAACGGGCAGTTCCCGCGTTGTCCCAGATCAACCTCACCGTGCACCCAGGAGAGATTTTGGGGATCCTTGGACCCACGGGGTCCGGGAAATCCACCCTCATCCAACACTTCAACGGCTTGTTAAAACCCACTTCCGGTACCGTGACGGTGGACGGAGAAGAACTGTGGGTGAAAGGTACAAGCCTCACCAGGATCCGCCAAAAGGTGGGTGTCGTTTTCCAGTATCCGGAGCACCAGCTCTTTGAGGAGACTGTGTGGGAAGATGTGGCCTTCGGGCCCAAGAATTTGGGCTTGGAGCCTAGTGAGATTAAGCGGCGGGTGGAGACCGGGCTCAAACAGGTGGGTATTGAACCCCAGTTTTGGAACCGCTCGCCCTTTGCCTTGAGTGGAGGGCAAAAGAGGCGGGTGGCCATTGCAGGGGTGTTGGCCACAGAGCCCCACTACTTAGTCCTGGACGAGCCTACCGCGGGATTGGATCCAGCGGGACGTCAGGACCTTTTGACATTGCTGAAGAAGCTGCACGAGACCCGGAATCTGGGAATTGTGTACGTATCCCACAATATGGAGGAGTTGGGTCTGCTAGCTAGCCGCCTGGTGGTTCTCCACCGCGGTCGGATTGTGATGGAGGGGCCCCCTGCGGAAGTCTTTGCCCGTGTGGAAGAGATCCGCAGCTTAGGACTGGATATTCCCCAAACGGTGGACTTGGGTTACAGGTTGCAGAAACTTGGTTGGCCCATTCGGAGCGGTTTGTTTACTCCCGAAGAATGTGCCAAAGAGATTATGAGAGCATTGGCTAAAGTTTCCCCGAGAGACGGTGGTGGTCACCATTAG
- a CDS encoding energy-coupling factor transporter ATPase, producing MTVSHVTYYYDEHADGSAGSTPTPVLDDLSFEIDAGEYVAIIGSNGSGKSTLARHLNALLVPVRGEVWIDGRSTRDPQAVRDIRSTVGMVFQNPENQLIASTVEEDIAFGPENLGLPSDEIGRRIEESLRAVGMLEFRHRLLYELSGGQKQRIAIAGILAMRPQCLVLDEPTAMLDPGGRADVLRILDELHAQGITIVLITHFMEEAARAQRIIVLDQGKICRDGSPREVLYDDRLLASCGLAPPPMVKVAQLLRQQGVAIGEVLDVEEMVNALCRYR from the coding sequence ATCACTGTATCGCATGTCACATACTATTATGACGAGCATGCCGATGGCAGTGCAGGATCTACTCCTACCCCTGTCTTGGACGATCTTAGCTTCGAGATAGACGCCGGTGAATATGTTGCCATTATTGGTTCAAATGGATCTGGAAAATCTACCTTAGCCCGTCATCTGAACGCCCTTCTGGTGCCTGTCCGTGGGGAGGTCTGGATCGATGGCCGCTCCACTCGGGATCCGCAGGCCGTCCGGGACATTCGTTCCACTGTGGGTATGGTCTTTCAAAATCCGGAGAATCAATTGATTGCATCCACCGTTGAAGAGGACATTGCCTTTGGTCCAGAGAACCTTGGACTACCTTCCGATGAGATCGGCCGGCGCATCGAGGAGAGCTTGCGGGCTGTGGGCATGTTGGAGTTCCGGCATCGGCTTTTGTATGAGCTTTCCGGTGGACAGAAGCAGCGGATCGCCATTGCGGGGATCCTGGCCATGCGGCCGCAGTGTCTTGTATTAGACGAGCCTACGGCGATGTTGGATCCCGGTGGTCGGGCCGATGTGCTGCGGATCCTTGATGAGTTGCACGCCCAGGGGATTACTATCGTACTTATCACCCATTTCATGGAGGAAGCGGCCCGGGCTCAGCGGATTATTGTGCTAGATCAGGGTAAGATCTGCCGTGACGGCTCTCCCCGGGAGGTCTTGTACGATGACCGGTTACTGGCCAGTTGTGGATTGGCGCCCCCTCCCATGGTGAAAGTGGCGCAACTTTTGCGGCAGCAGGGTGTTGCAATCGGTGAGGTACTGGATGTTGAAGAGATGGTGAATGCCCTATGTCGATATCGCTGA
- the rplQ gene encoding 50S ribosomal protein L17, whose protein sequence is MRTGKLGRTSSHRKALFRSLASAVILHKKVETTHTKAKAVQPFVEEMITLGKRGDLSARRQAASFLQNPKAVGILFDEIAAKYADRQGGYTRIVRTGIRRGDAAELAIIELVDA, encoded by the coding sequence GTGCGCACTGGTAAATTGGGACGCACCAGTAGCCATCGCAAGGCGCTGTTTCGCAGTCTTGCTTCAGCGGTAATCTTGCATAAGAAAGTGGAAACCACTCATACGAAAGCAAAGGCGGTTCAACCCTTCGTTGAAGAGATGATCACCTTAGGCAAGCGTGGTGATCTGAGCGCCAGACGGCAGGCTGCGTCTTTCTTACAAAACCCCAAAGCGGTAGGGATTCTGTTTGACGAAATAGCTGCGAAGTACGCAGATAGACAGGGTGGATATACGCGAATTGTCCGGACTGGCATAAGAAGGGGCGATGCTGCGGAACTGGCCATCATTGAGCTGGTGGACGCTTAA
- a CDS encoding DNA-directed RNA polymerase subunit alpha: MIEIEKPKIQKVEGNGNYAKFSVEPLERGYGITLGNSLRRILLSSLPGAAVTSIKIDGVLHEFSTIPGVREDVTDFVLNMKQVLVKLHTDGPVTARINAEGPGEVTAGDISVSSEVEILNPELYLATLEDDGKLTVELTIEKGRGYRSAEKNKREGQPIGVIPIDSIFSPVTRVNYTVEHTRVGQVTDYDRLVLEVTTDGSLTPEDAVGWAAKILVEHLQLFMSLTDQSEQIEIMVEKEDDELSRLLEQPIEELELSVRSYNCLKRAGINTIGELVRKDEEDIMKVRNLGKKSLQEVKDKLKAVGLSLRSSED, encoded by the coding sequence ATGATTGAAATCGAAAAGCCTAAGATCCAAAAGGTGGAAGGAAACGGTAATTACGCGAAATTCTCGGTCGAGCCCTTAGAGCGCGGCTATGGGATCACCCTAGGTAATTCCCTGCGACGCATTTTACTGTCTTCCTTGCCCGGGGCTGCAGTGACCTCCATTAAGATAGACGGTGTGCTCCATGAGTTTTCCACCATTCCCGGTGTGCGCGAGGACGTTACGGACTTCGTGCTGAATATGAAGCAAGTCCTGGTGAAACTCCACACCGACGGTCCGGTGACGGCTCGCATCAATGCGGAGGGCCCGGGCGAAGTTACCGCTGGGGATATCTCCGTGAGCAGCGAAGTGGAGATTTTGAACCCCGAGCTGTATCTCGCCACCCTTGAAGACGATGGGAAGTTGACTGTTGAGTTGACCATCGAAAAAGGCAGAGGGTATCGTAGCGCGGAAAAGAACAAACGGGAAGGACAGCCTATTGGTGTGATTCCCATCGATTCAATTTTCTCCCCTGTCACGAGGGTTAACTATACTGTGGAACACACCCGCGTCGGCCAGGTTACTGACTATGATCGACTGGTGTTAGAAGTCACCACTGATGGTAGCTTAACTCCTGAGGATGCGGTAGGGTGGGCGGCCAAGATCCTGGTGGAACACCTGCAGCTTTTTATGAGTCTGACGGACCAGTCCGAGCAGATTGAGATCATGGTGGAAAAGGAAGACGACGAACTCAGTCGTCTACTGGAACAGCCCATCGAAGAATTGGAGCTATCTGTTCGGTCCTACAACTGCCTGAAGCGGGCAGGGATTAACACCATCGGCGAATTGGTCCGCAAGGATGAAGAGGATATCATGAAGGTTCGCAACCTTGGAAAGAAGTCGTTGCAGGAAGTGAAGGACAAACTGAAAGCCGTAGGACTATCCTTGCGGTCTTCTGAGGATTGA
- the rpsD gene encoding 30S ribosomal protein S4: protein MARYTGPVCRLCRREGEKLFLKGDRCYTAKCSIERRSYAPGQHGRSPKKVTEYGLHLREKQKCRRIYGILERQFERYYEEASRRRGITGENLLQLLELRLDNVVYRLGFGESRAQARQLVRHGHFTVNGRRVNIPSYQLKAGDVIAVREQSRDVELIRGNLEAAADRALPAWLELDADNMAGRVLAIPTREQIDVPIQEHLIVEYYSR from the coding sequence ATGGCAAGATATACAGGACCCGTTTGTCGGCTTTGCCGGCGTGAGGGCGAGAAACTGTTTCTAAAGGGCGACCGTTGCTATACAGCAAAATGCAGTATTGAGCGGCGGAGTTATGCTCCCGGCCAGCACGGTCGAAGCCCCAAGAAGGTTACCGAGTACGGATTGCACTTGCGCGAGAAGCAGAAGTGCCGTCGCATCTATGGTATCCTGGAGCGGCAGTTCGAGCGCTACTATGAGGAGGCGAGCCGCCGTCGGGGGATTACCGGTGAAAATTTGCTGCAGTTGTTGGAACTAAGGTTGGATAACGTGGTGTACCGTTTAGGCTTTGGCGAATCCAGGGCCCAAGCTCGGCAACTGGTTCGGCATGGACACTTCACCGTCAATGGTAGACGGGTAAACATTCCCTCTTACCAGTTGAAAGCCGGTGATGTGATTGCAGTGCGGGAACAGAGTCGAGACGTAGAGTTGATCCGCGGCAATCTGGAGGCCGCAGCGGACCGAGCATTACCCGCATGGTTAGAGCTGGATGCAGACAACATGGCAGGCAGGGTCTTGGCGATCCCCACTCGGGAACAGATTGATGTACCGATCCAGGAGCACTTGATCGTTGAGTACTATTCACGATAA
- the rpsK gene encoding 30S ribosomal protein S11 → MARGKGARRTRRRERKNIVRGLAHIRSTFNNTIVTITDPEGNVISWASSGNVGFKGSRKGTPFAAGMAAEAAAKAAMEHGLREVEVHVKGPGAGREAAIRQLQATGLDITVIKDVTPIPHNGCRPPKRRRV, encoded by the coding sequence ATGGCGAGAGGTAAGGGTGCAAGGAGAACGAGGCGCAGAGAACGGAAGAACATAGTTCGCGGTCTAGCGCACATTCGTTCGACCTTTAACAATACAATTGTGACGATTACCGATCCCGAAGGCAACGTGATTTCCTGGGCCAGCTCCGGCAATGTTGGCTTTAAAGGTTCCCGGAAGGGTACACCCTTTGCCGCCGGCATGGCAGCGGAAGCAGCAGCGAAGGCCGCGATGGAACACGGCTTGCGGGAAGTGGAAGTGCATGTGAAGGGACCAGGAGCGGGAAGAGAAGCGGCGATTCGACAGCTTCAAGCCACCGGCCTAGATATTACCGTGATTAAGGACGTAACACCGATTCCGCATAACGGTTGTCGTCCTCCGAAGAGAAGAAGGGTGTAA
- the rpsM gene encoding 30S ribosomal protein S13 produces the protein MARIAGVDLPREKRVEIGLTYIYGIGRSTSRRLLTMAGIDFDTRVRDLTDDEVNKLRELIGHEVVEGDLRREVNMNIKRLVDIGCYRGLRHRRGLPVRGQRTRTNARTRKGPKRTVGVRRSK, from the coding sequence GTGGCACGTATTGCAGGTGTGGACCTACCAAGGGAGAAGCGAGTTGAAATTGGTCTAACGTATATTTATGGCATCGGCAGAAGCACATCCCGGCGGCTCCTGACTATGGCAGGAATCGATTTTGATACTCGGGTACGTGACCTGACCGACGATGAAGTGAACAAGCTAAGAGAGCTGATTGGCCACGAGGTAGTGGAAGGCGACCTCCGGCGGGAAGTTAACATGAATATCAAACGGTTGGTGGATATTGGGTGTTATCGTGGTCTGCGGCATCGCAGAGGGCTACCTGTTCGGGGGCAGAGAACTCGGACCAATGCCCGGACCCGTAAGGGACCGAAGCGGACCGTCGGAGTCAGACGTTCGAAGTAA
- the rpmJ gene encoding 50S ribosomal protein L36, translating into MKVRASVKPICEKCKLIKRHGRVRVICENPKHKQRQG; encoded by the coding sequence ATGAAAGTACGCGCATCGGTAAAACCTATATGCGAGAAATGCAAGTTGATCAAACGCCATGGACGGGTTCGTGTGATTTGTGAGAATCCAAAGCATAAACAGAGACAGGGCTAG
- the infA gene encoding translation initiation factor IF-1 translates to MSKEDTIEVTGTVIEPLPNAMFRVELDNGHKVLAHVSGKMRMHFIKILPGDKVTVELSPYDLTRGRIVYRTKS, encoded by the coding sequence GTGAGTAAAGAAGATACCATCGAAGTCACGGGTACGGTGATCGAGCCCTTGCCTAATGCGATGTTTCGAGTAGAATTAGATAACGGGCACAAAGTTCTTGCCCATGTTTCTGGAAAAATGCGGATGCACTTTATCAAGATCTTACCGGGCGACAAGGTCACCGTGGAGTTGAGTCCCTATGATTTGACCCGTGGCCGGATAGTGTACCGTACCAAGTCCTAA
- a CDS encoding RNA-binding protein, protein MQTVRLGQLVTSMAGRDRGRQYIVVRVVDERFVDVADGSLRLVSKPKRKNLRHLMIHRYVDRKLAEKLSQDPQSVTDAEVAEVLDSLNAGQEEARS, encoded by the coding sequence ATGCAAACAGTACGTCTAGGGCAACTGGTCACGTCAATGGCAGGCAGGGATCGGGGTCGACAATATATCGTGGTGCGTGTGGTGGATGAACGGTTCGTAGATGTAGCGGACGGGAGTCTCCGCTTGGTGAGTAAACCCAAGCGGAAGAACCTCAGGCACTTGATGATTCATCGGTATGTAGACCGGAAACTTGCGGAAAAACTATCCCAAGATCCTCAGAGTGTGACCGATGCCGAAGTCGCAGAGGTTCTAGATTCATTAAATGCGGGGCAAGAGGAGGCGAGGAGTTAG
- the map gene encoding type I methionyl aminopeptidase, whose protein sequence is MIVLKSDRAIAAMRKAGRIVAEVQAKIAEAIRPGVSTLELDQLAEDYLRSCGAAPSFKGYRGYPKSICASINEEVVHGIPGERRLKEGDIISIDVGAYIDGYHGDATRTYGVGEISPEAQRLIEATAGALEAGISAAVPGGRLGDISHSIQSFAEAAGYGVVRDFVGHGIGTQMHEDPQVPNFGLPNRGPRLKPGLVLAIEPMLTMGDYRVRILEDNWTVVTLDGSLCAHFEDTVAILGDGPEVLTRL, encoded by the coding sequence ATGATTGTTCTGAAGTCGGACCGGGCCATTGCCGCCATGCGCAAAGCTGGGCGTATTGTGGCGGAGGTTCAGGCCAAAATCGCGGAGGCCATTCGGCCCGGAGTCTCGACACTGGAGCTAGATCAGCTGGCAGAGGATTACCTTAGGAGCTGTGGTGCAGCCCCATCCTTTAAGGGGTATCGTGGTTACCCTAAGAGTATCTGTGCATCGATTAACGAAGAGGTGGTGCATGGGATCCCCGGTGAAAGGCGTCTTAAAGAGGGCGACATCATCAGTATTGATGTGGGCGCCTATATTGATGGCTATCACGGGGATGCCACTCGTACCTACGGGGTGGGGGAGATTTCGCCCGAGGCCCAGAGGTTGATTGAAGCCACCGCTGGAGCACTGGAAGCAGGTATTTCCGCGGCTGTGCCCGGCGGTCGGTTGGGGGATATATCCCATAGCATTCAATCCTTTGCTGAGGCAGCTGGGTACGGCGTTGTGCGAGATTTTGTGGGCCATGGTATTGGTACACAAATGCATGAAGACCCTCAGGTACCCAATTTTGGATTACCCAACCGGGGACCCCGGTTAAAGCCAGGGCTTGTCCTAGCAATTGAACCGATGTTGACAATGGGAGACTATCGGGTACGGATCCTCGAGGATAACTGGACCGTGGTCACCCTGGACGGAAGCCTGTGTGCCCACTTCGAGGATACTGTGGCCATCCTAGGGGATGGCCCCGAGGTCTTGACGAGGCTGTAA
- a CDS encoding adenylate kinase, giving the protein MRIVLLGMPAAGKGTQARLIAHRYGIAHISTGEMFREEIEAQTALGREAKKHIDQGRLVPDAIAVAVVKQRVQQPDCLRGFVLDGFPRTLAQAKALDQVLTELRTCLDAVLNIEIDEEEVVRRISGRLICEDCGATYQEAADLTHCTVCGGKLGRRSDDTEETARKRLAVYYEQTLPLVKYYTTQQKLYNIEGQQEVEMVFAEISKVLNDLKRCNECC; this is encoded by the coding sequence GTGAGAATTGTTCTACTGGGGATGCCGGCGGCAGGGAAGGGGACCCAGGCCCGGCTCATAGCTCACCGGTATGGAATAGCGCATATTTCCACGGGCGAGATGTTCCGGGAGGAAATCGAAGCCCAAACCGCCCTCGGTCGGGAAGCGAAAAAGCACATTGATCAAGGACGACTGGTTCCTGATGCGATCGCGGTTGCAGTGGTAAAGCAGAGGGTCCAACAGCCAGATTGTCTTCGTGGCTTTGTCCTCGACGGATTTCCGCGGACATTGGCGCAAGCCAAGGCTTTGGATCAGGTGTTGACGGAACTAAGGACTTGTTTGGATGCAGTGTTGAATATTGAGATTGATGAAGAGGAAGTAGTTCGACGGATTAGTGGCAGGCTAATCTGTGAGGACTGCGGGGCAACTTACCAAGAGGCCGCCGACCTTACCCACTGTACAGTCTGTGGGGGTAAACTAGGACGGCGCAGTGATGATACCGAGGAGACCGCTCGGAAACGTCTGGCCGTGTACTATGAGCAGACGTTGCCTCTGGTGAAGTATTACACCACGCAGCAAAAGTTGTACAATATAGAAGGACAACAAGAGGTTGAGATGGTGTTTGCCGAGATCAGCAAAGTCCTGAACGACCTCAAACGCTGTAATGAATGTTGCTAA